One genomic window of Punica granatum isolate Tunisia-2019 chromosome 1, ASM765513v2, whole genome shotgun sequence includes the following:
- the LOC116190153 gene encoding protein HOMOLOG OF MAMMALIAN LYST-INTERACTING PROTEIN 5 isoform X3, whose amino-acid sequence MDRGLKIPAGERTKTANALLNSLIKQLEKDKKSLNLGPEDSLHLEVFALNVFAKADKQDRAGRADLNTAKTFYAASIFFEILNQFGPLQPDLEQKQKYAAWKAADIRKALKEGRKPVPGPPAGEDDLTVPSSTPGGSYDLGVNPAPEPDLSPQPHERIERQHSANISGSPPPHPTSSYPSNDFHAHHPPPNTKPGSPPLHSSSSYPSHDLHAPHPPNTQPESSTYSSYYQETSQQHIPQNYPSEQQHQSTGYSSEHFSQIPQIPHNYSSDHYNYLPQSQQHIPNNYPSQDNPPYSYPNFQSYPSFTESNLPSVPTHDPSYYQGPETSHIPSNKSFPSVPQYGSSSSSSRANGSVSSESVLAPTPAHTYQYDSNYQPPPEKIAEAHKAARFAVGALAFDDVSVAVDFLRKSLELLTKPSAGQ is encoded by the exons ATGGATCGTGGTCTGAAGATCCCTGCAGGGGAGCGTACGAAGACCGCCAACGCCCTCTTGAATTCCCTCATCAAACAGCTGGAAAAG GACAAGAAATCGCTAAATCTTGGGCCTGAAGACAGTTTGCATTTGGAAGTGTTTGCCTTGAATGTCTTTGCAAAG GCTGATAAACAAGATCGTGCTGGGCGAGCTGACTT GAATACTGCAAAAACGTTTTATGCTGCAAGCATCTTCTTTGAGATTCTCAACCAATTTGGTCCCCTTCAGCCTGAT CTTGAGCAGAAACAGAAGTATGCAGCTTGGAAAGCAGCAGATATAAGAAAGGCTttgaaggaaggaaggaagccCGTCCCTGGGCCTCCTGCTGGTGAAGATGATCTAACTGTGCCATCGAGTACGCCTGGTGGATCTTAT GACCTTGGTGTGAATCCTGCACCGGAGCCTGACCTATCACCTCAGCCTCATGAAAGAATAGAGCGTCAACATTCTGCCAACATTTCGGGATCTCCACCACCTCACCCTACTTCCAGTTATCCTTCTAATGACTTTCATGCTCATCATCCTCCTCCAAACACAAAACCAGGATCTCCTCCGCTCCACTCTTCTTCCAGTTATCCTTCCCACGACCTTCATGCTCCTCATCCTCCAAACACACAGCCAGAAAGTTCTACCTATTCTTCGTACTATCAAGAAACCTCTCAACAACACATTCCCCAGAATTACCCTTCAGAACAGCAACATCAGTCCACAGGTTACTCCTCGGAACATTTCTCTCAGATCCCACAAATCCCACATAATTATTCCTCAGACCATTATAATTATCTGCCGCAATCACAGCAGCACATACCAAACAATTACCCATCTCAGGACAACCCTCCTTACTCGTACCCGAACTTCCAATCTTACCCAAGCTTTACGGAGAGCAACCTGCCATCAGTACCGACCCACGATCCTTCCTACTATCAAGGTCCTGAGACTTCTCATATTCCTTCAAACAAAAGCTTTCCCTCGGTTCCTCAGTATGGTTCTTCCTCCTCTAGCAGCAGAGCAAATGGGAGTGTCTCATCCGAATCTGTCCTGGCTCCTACTCCAGCCCACACATACCAATACGACAGCAATTACCAGCCACCGCCTGAGAAAATTGCCGAGGCCCATAAGGCTGCGAGATTCGCTGTTGGGGCGTTAGCTTTTGATGATGTCTCTGTTGCAGTGGACTTCCTGAGGAAGTCGCTTGAGCTTCTTACAAAACCATCAGCGGGTCAGTAG
- the LOC116190153 gene encoding protein HOMOLOG OF MAMMALIAN LYST-INTERACTING PROTEIN 5 isoform X4: MCFHVILPLKDKKSLNLGPEDSLHLEVFALNVFAKADKQDRAGRADLNTAKTFYAASIFFEILNQFGPLQPDLEQKQKYAAWKAADIRKALKEGRKPVPGPPAGEDDLTVPSSTPGGSYDLGVNPAPEPDLSPQPHERIERQHSANISGSPPPHPTSSYPSNDFHAHHPPPNTKPGSPPLHSSSSYPSHDLHAPHPPNTQPESSTYSSYYQETSQQHIPQNYPSEQQHQSTGYSSEHFSQIPQIPHNYSSDHYNYLPQSQQHIPNNYPSQDNPPYSYPNFQSYPSFTESNLPSVPTHDPSYYQGPETSHIPSNKSFPSVPQYGSSSSSSRANGSVSSESVLAPTPAHTYQYDSNYQPPPEKIAEAHKAARFAVGALAFDDVSVAVDFLRKSLELLTKPSAGQ; the protein is encoded by the exons ATGTGTTTCCATGTAATTCTACCATTGAAG GACAAGAAATCGCTAAATCTTGGGCCTGAAGACAGTTTGCATTTGGAAGTGTTTGCCTTGAATGTCTTTGCAAAG GCTGATAAACAAGATCGTGCTGGGCGAGCTGACTT GAATACTGCAAAAACGTTTTATGCTGCAAGCATCTTCTTTGAGATTCTCAACCAATTTGGTCCCCTTCAGCCTGAT CTTGAGCAGAAACAGAAGTATGCAGCTTGGAAAGCAGCAGATATAAGAAAGGCTttgaaggaaggaaggaagccCGTCCCTGGGCCTCCTGCTGGTGAAGATGATCTAACTGTGCCATCGAGTACGCCTGGTGGATCTTAT GACCTTGGTGTGAATCCTGCACCGGAGCCTGACCTATCACCTCAGCCTCATGAAAGAATAGAGCGTCAACATTCTGCCAACATTTCGGGATCTCCACCACCTCACCCTACTTCCAGTTATCCTTCTAATGACTTTCATGCTCATCATCCTCCTCCAAACACAAAACCAGGATCTCCTCCGCTCCACTCTTCTTCCAGTTATCCTTCCCACGACCTTCATGCTCCTCATCCTCCAAACACACAGCCAGAAAGTTCTACCTATTCTTCGTACTATCAAGAAACCTCTCAACAACACATTCCCCAGAATTACCCTTCAGAACAGCAACATCAGTCCACAGGTTACTCCTCGGAACATTTCTCTCAGATCCCACAAATCCCACATAATTATTCCTCAGACCATTATAATTATCTGCCGCAATCACAGCAGCACATACCAAACAATTACCCATCTCAGGACAACCCTCCTTACTCGTACCCGAACTTCCAATCTTACCCAAGCTTTACGGAGAGCAACCTGCCATCAGTACCGACCCACGATCCTTCCTACTATCAAGGTCCTGAGACTTCTCATATTCCTTCAAACAAAAGCTTTCCCTCGGTTCCTCAGTATGGTTCTTCCTCCTCTAGCAGCAGAGCAAATGGGAGTGTCTCATCCGAATCTGTCCTGGCTCCTACTCCAGCCCACACATACCAATACGACAGCAATTACCAGCCACCGCCTGAGAAAATTGCCGAGGCCCATAAGGCTGCGAGATTCGCTGTTGGGGCGTTAGCTTTTGATGATGTCTCTGTTGCAGTGGACTTCCTGAGGAAGTCGCTTGAGCTTCTTACAAAACCATCAGCGGGTCAGTAG
- the LOC116190153 gene encoding protein HOMOLOG OF MAMMALIAN LYST-INTERACTING PROTEIN 5 isoform X1: MASDHEPAKILLPYLQRADELQKHEPLVAYYCRLYAMDRGLKIPAGERTKTTNALLNSLIKQLEKDKKSLNLGPEDSLHLEGFALNVFAKADKQDRAGRADLNTAKTFYAASIFFEILNQFGPLQPDLEQKQKYAAWKAADIRKALKEGRKPVPGPPAGEDDLTVPSSTPGGSYDLGVNPAPEPDLSPQPHERIERQHSANISGSPPPHPTSSYPSNDFHAHHPPPNTKPGSPPLHSSSSYPSHDLHAPHPPNTQPESSTYSSYYQETSQQHIPQNYPSEQQHQSTGYSSEHFSQIPQIPHNYSSDHYNYLPQSQQHIPNNYPSQDNPPYSYPNFQSYPSFTESNLPSVPTHDPSYYQGPETSHIPSNKSFPSVPQYGSSSSSSRANGSVSSESVLAPTPAHTYQYDSNYQPPPEKIAEAHKAARFAVGALAFDDVSVAVDFLRKSLELLTKPSAGQ, encoded by the exons ATGGCGAGCGATCACGAGCCGGCGAAGATCTTACTGCCGTACCTCCAGAGGGCCGATGAGCTGCAGAAGCACGAGCCCCTCGTCGCTTACTACT GTAGACTGTATGCGATGGATCGTGGTCTGAAGATCCCTGCAGGGGAGCGTACGAAGACCACCAACGCCCTCTTGAATTCCCTCATCAAACAGCTGGAAAAG GACAAGAAATCGCTAAATCTTGGGCCTGAAGACAGTTTGCATTTGGAAGGGTTTGCCTTGAATGTCTTTGCAAAGGCTGATAAACAAGATCGTGCTGGGCGAGCTGACTT GAATACTGCAAAAACGTTTTATGCTGCAAGCATCTTCTTTGAGATTCTCAACCAATTTGGTCCCCTTCAGCCTGAT CTTGAGCAGAAACAGAAGTATGCAGCTTGGAAAGCAGCAGATATAAGAAAGGCTttgaaggaaggaaggaagccCGTCCCTGGGCCTCCTGCTGGTGAAGATGATCTAACTGTGCCATCGAGTACGCCTGGTGGATCTTAT GACCTTGGTGTGAATCCTGCACCGGAGCCTGACCTATCACCTCAGCCTCATGAAAGAATAGAGCGTCAACATTCTGCCAACATTTCGGGATCTCCACCACCTCACCCTACTTCCAGTTATCCTTCTAATGACTTTCATGCTCATCATCCTCCTCCAAACACAAAACCAGGATCTCCTCCGCTCCACTCTTCTTCCAGTTATCCTTCCCACGACCTTCATGCTCCTCATCCTCCAAACACACAGCCAGAAAGTTCTACCTATTCTTCGTACTATCAAGAAACCTCTCAACAACACATTCCCCAGAATTACCCTTCAGAACAGCAACATCAGTCCACAGGTTACTCCTCGGAACATTTCTCTCAGATCCCACAAATCCCACATAATTATTCCTCAGACCATTATAATTATCTGCCGCAATCACAGCAGCACATACCAAACAATTACCCATCTCAGGACAACCCTCCTTACTCGTACCCGAACTTCCAATCTTACCCAAGCTTTACGGAGAGCAACCTGCCATCAGTACCGACCCACGATCCTTCCTACTATCAAGGTCCTGAGACTTCTCATATTCCTTCAAACAAAAGCTTTCCCTCGGTTCCTCAGTATGGTTCTTCCTCCTCTAGCAGCAGAGCAAATGGGAGTGTCTCATCCGAATCTGTCCTGGCTCCTACTCCAGCCCACACATACCAATACGACAGCAATTACCAGCCACCGCCTGAGAAAATTGCCGAGGCCCATAAGGCTGCGAGATTCGCTGTTGGGGCGTTAGCTTTTGATGATGTCTCTGTTGCAGTGGACTTCCTGAGGAAGTCGCTTGAGCTTCTTACAAAACCATCAGCGGGTCAGTAG
- the LOC116190153 gene encoding protein HOMOLOG OF MAMMALIAN LYST-INTERACTING PROTEIN 5 isoform X2 — protein sequence MDRGLKIPAGERTKTTNALLNSLIKQLEKDKKSLNLGPEDSLHLEGFALNVFAKADKQDRAGRADLNTAKTFYAASIFFEILNQFGPLQPDLEQKQKYAAWKAADIRKALKEGRKPVPGPPAGEDDLTVPSSTPGGSYDLGVNPAPEPDLSPQPHERIERQHSANISGSPPPHPTSSYPSNDFHAHHPPPNTKPGSPPLHSSSSYPSHDLHAPHPPNTQPESSTYSSYYQETSQQHIPQNYPSEQQHQSTGYSSEHFSQIPQIPHNYSSDHYNYLPQSQQHIPNNYPSQDNPPYSYPNFQSYPSFTESNLPSVPTHDPSYYQGPETSHIPSNKSFPSVPQYGSSSSSSRANGSVSSESVLAPTPAHTYQYDSNYQPPPEKIAEAHKAARFAVGALAFDDVSVAVDFLRKSLELLTKPSAGQ from the exons ATGGATCGTGGTCTGAAGATCCCTGCAGGGGAGCGTACGAAGACCACCAACGCCCTCTTGAATTCCCTCATCAAACAGCTGGAAAAG GACAAGAAATCGCTAAATCTTGGGCCTGAAGACAGTTTGCATTTGGAAGGGTTTGCCTTGAATGTCTTTGCAAAGGCTGATAAACAAGATCGTGCTGGGCGAGCTGACTT GAATACTGCAAAAACGTTTTATGCTGCAAGCATCTTCTTTGAGATTCTCAACCAATTTGGTCCCCTTCAGCCTGAT CTTGAGCAGAAACAGAAGTATGCAGCTTGGAAAGCAGCAGATATAAGAAAGGCTttgaaggaaggaaggaagccCGTCCCTGGGCCTCCTGCTGGTGAAGATGATCTAACTGTGCCATCGAGTACGCCTGGTGGATCTTAT GACCTTGGTGTGAATCCTGCACCGGAGCCTGACCTATCACCTCAGCCTCATGAAAGAATAGAGCGTCAACATTCTGCCAACATTTCGGGATCTCCACCACCTCACCCTACTTCCAGTTATCCTTCTAATGACTTTCATGCTCATCATCCTCCTCCAAACACAAAACCAGGATCTCCTCCGCTCCACTCTTCTTCCAGTTATCCTTCCCACGACCTTCATGCTCCTCATCCTCCAAACACACAGCCAGAAAGTTCTACCTATTCTTCGTACTATCAAGAAACCTCTCAACAACACATTCCCCAGAATTACCCTTCAGAACAGCAACATCAGTCCACAGGTTACTCCTCGGAACATTTCTCTCAGATCCCACAAATCCCACATAATTATTCCTCAGACCATTATAATTATCTGCCGCAATCACAGCAGCACATACCAAACAATTACCCATCTCAGGACAACCCTCCTTACTCGTACCCGAACTTCCAATCTTACCCAAGCTTTACGGAGAGCAACCTGCCATCAGTACCGACCCACGATCCTTCCTACTATCAAGGTCCTGAGACTTCTCATATTCCTTCAAACAAAAGCTTTCCCTCGGTTCCTCAGTATGGTTCTTCCTCCTCTAGCAGCAGAGCAAATGGGAGTGTCTCATCCGAATCTGTCCTGGCTCCTACTCCAGCCCACACATACCAATACGACAGCAATTACCAGCCACCGCCTGAGAAAATTGCCGAGGCCCATAAGGCTGCGAGATTCGCTGTTGGGGCGTTAGCTTTTGATGATGTCTCTGTTGCAGTGGACTTCCTGAGGAAGTCGCTTGAGCTTCTTACAAAACCATCAGCGGGTCAGTAG
- the LOC116190311 gene encoding uncharacterized protein LOC116190311 — protein MGFACIGSSIYMIGGRWDWPSPRRDPSLDVYILDTHLLPPATSHPIENPLPYLRKGPSLRAPKIDPTVISLLGKVYVLPNSFDPSSSDKDEPRAEVLDPCSNEWVSLPEPKLDPCDDHEPSAYKVRSCNAIGSCIVLTLFCDLVYELDCNHPCEGWKKSSRFAWLPELQQTSGSDVVDGLWYPWFPFPSHLKGACLVACDLAQRKEDQPPEVILVRHTRSGKIGSKIYSGHRRVVDIGCGQAVIFSCGFSKCTDLMTHGYGKLRFTFDVVRLEKKTSADERKRKHCGDPKARFINCVLLRSFSCVIEEVGPGGDLCGCFLVNRSMCTLVRHFNATCNTSCVAGRIC, from the exons ATGGGTTTTGCATGCATTGGCTCCTCAATCTACATGATCGGAGGCAGGTGGGATTGGCCTTCCCCAAGAAGAGATCCCTCTCTTGACGTTTATATCCTCGACACACACCTTCTCCCCCCAGCCACCTCACATCCCATAGAGAACCCCCTACCCTATCTGCGGAAGGGGCCTAGTCTGAGAGCCCCCAAAATTGACCCCACTGTCATCTCTCTCCTTGGGAAGGTGTACGTCCTCCCAAATTCTTTCgatccttcttcttctgatAAGGACGAACCACGGGCTGAAGTTCTCGACCCATGCTCCAATGAGTGGGTGTCCCTTCCTGAACCAAAACTCGATCCTTGTGACGACCATGAACCGAGCGCTTACAAAGTGCGATCTTGCAATGCTATCGGATCTTGCATTGTATTGACGCTGTTCTGCGATCTGGTCTACGAGCTGGATTGCAACCATCCATGTGAAGGATGGAAGAAGAGCTCCAGGTTTGCCTGGTTGCCGGAGCTTCAGCAAACTAGTGGGTCCGATGTTGTGGATGGTCTGTGGTATCCTTGGTTTCCGTTCCCATCTCACCTCAAAGGGGCCTGTCTCGTGGCCTGCGATCTTGCTCAGAGGAAGGAGGATCAACCACCGGAAGTCATCCTGGTTCGCCATACAAGATCCGGGAAAATCGGGAGTAAAATCTATTCCGGGCACCGCAGGGTGGTGGATATTGGGTGTGGGCAGGCAGTGATTTTCTCGTGTGGTTTCAGTAAATGTACTGATCTAATGACACATGGCTATGGAAAGCTCCGTTTCACTTTTGACGTCGTTCGTctggaaaagaaaaccagTGCTGATGAGAGGAAGAGAAAGCACTGTGGCGATCCAAAGGCTCGTTTTATCAATTGTGTCCTCCTGAGATCATTCAGCTGTGTGATTGAGGAAGTCGGCCCTGGTGGAGACCTCTGCGGTTGTTTTCTCGT CAACAGGAGTATGTGCACTCTTGTTCGGCACTTCAATGCTACCTGCAACACGAGCTGTGTTGCGGGGAGAATTTGCTGA